The following coding sequences are from one Gossypium hirsutum isolate 1008001.06 chromosome A12, Gossypium_hirsutum_v2.1, whole genome shotgun sequence window:
- the LOC107916730 gene encoding probable serine/threonine-protein kinase PBL7 — MGFFEETCTNSRTSKNGLITLYAPTSTSSADLHSDYNDVKTKSFLTKMIWDFGLACFLPDYQRKNGSGKSQKNNGEKKGSNLEHNKAWLLAESGGGAELTSTDPQSVHSSFRFSFCSQVELEAITANSLSSATVLMVNLDNGVSDDRAKELKWRRIESLERSISPVAKSLVRFSYGEIVSATRNFSKGRVLGRGALSFVFKGEVGLLKTTVAIKRLDKEDKESAKAFCRELMIASSLHHPNIVPLLGFCIDPEEGLFLVYKFVSGGSLERHLHDKKKGAKGRPSTLPWSVRYKVALGIAEAIAYLHNGTERCVVHRDMKPSNILLSSNKTPKLCDFGLATWTSAPSIPFLCKTVKGTFGYLAPEYFQHGKVSDKTDVYAFGVVLLELITGLKPIESRRPPGEENLVLWAKPLLHRGMAAVEELLDPRLKCTLKNSTQIARTIQAAAACISNEESRRPAIDEIIAILRGEEEPFYSIRKKSNFSGIIDCYSQLQHSKSEMKSHLALAMLGVSEFEDDDHLYCR, encoded by the exons ATGGGTTTTTTTGAAGAAACCTGCACTAACTCTAGGACTTCAAAAAATGGCTTGATTACTCTCTATGCACCAACCTCTACTTCATCTGCAGATCTCCATAGTGATTACAATGATGTAAAAACCAAATCCTTCTTAACAAAAATGATTTGGGATTTTGGTCTAGCTTGTTTTCTTCCTGATTATCAAAGGAAAAACGGTTCAGGAAAGAGTCAGAAAAACAATGGTGAAAAGAAGGGAAGCAATTTGGAGCATAATAAGGCTTGGTTGTTGGCTGAGTCAGGTGGAGGAGCTGAGTTGACAAGCACTGACCCACAATCAGTTCACTCGTCTTTCAGGTTTAGTTTTTGTTCTCAAGTTGAACTCGAAGCCATCACTGCAAATTCTTTAAGTTCAGCTACTGTTTTGATGGTGAATTTGGATAATGGGGTTAGTGACGATAGAGCTAAGGAATTGAAATGGAGAAGGATTGAGTCTCTGGAAAGAAGTATTTCACCAGTCGCCAAGTCTTTGGTCAGATTCAGCTATGGTGAAATTGTTTCAGCTACTAGAAATTTTTCCAAAG GGAGGGTTTTGGGGAGAGGAGCATTGAGCTTTGTTTTTAAAGGCGAAGTTGGACTATTGAAGACAACTGTGGCTATTAAGAGGCTGGATAAAGAAGATAAGGAATCTGCAAAGGCCTTTTGCAGAGAGCTGATGATTGCTAGTTCTTTGCATCACCCAAATATTGTCCCTCTATTGGGGTTTTGTATTGATCCTGAGGAAGGTTTGTTTTTGGTGTATAAGTTTGTGTCTGGTGGAAGCTTAGAACGCCATCTTCATG ATAAGAAGAAGGGAGCAAAAGGACGACCTTCAACTCTTCCTTGGTCTGTTAGGTATAAGGTTGCCTTGGGAATTGCAGAGGCTATTGCATATCTACACAATGGAACTGAAAGATGTGTTGTTCATAGAGACATGAAGCCCTCTAACATTCTTCTTTCTTCCAACAAAACACCCAAG TTGTGTGATTTTGGATTAGCAACTTGGACATCTGCACCCTCAATCCCATTcctttgcaaaactgttaaaggcaCATTTGG GTATTTGGCACCTGAGTATTTTCAACACGGTAAAGTATCTGATAAAACCGATGTTTACGCTTTTGGGGTGGTCTTGTTGGAGCTGATAACCGGACTCAAACCAATTGAGTCAAGACGGCCTCCAGGAGAAGAGAATTTGGTCCTATGG GCAAAACCTCTATTACATAGAGGAATGGCAGCCGTCGAAGAATTACTCGACCCAAGACTCAAATGTACATTgaaaaattcaactcaaatagCACGAACGATACAAGCTGCAGCAGCCTGCATAAGCAATGAAGAATCACGAAGGCCAGCCATCGATGAAATTATCGCGATATTGAGAGGTGAAGAAGAACCATTCTACTCGATTAGGAAGAAGTCCAATTTCTCTGGAATCATTGATTGTTACTCTCAATTGCAACATTCAAAAAGTGAGATGAAGAGTCACTTAGCCTTGGCAATGCTAGGAGTTTCGGAGTTTGAGGATGACGATCACCTTTATTGTCGGTGA